The following coding sequences lie in one Haematobia irritans isolate KBUSLIRL chromosome 3, ASM5000362v1, whole genome shotgun sequence genomic window:
- the Lrp4 gene encoding LDL receptor related protein 4: protein MFKSFVLAIFVRLVLGDDGEPFQTLHHFGSVVKYGTPRHFLDDPNHPHDYHGTDQHHQLRSAGGVAAGGRQKTSNRQQKKQQHPRDYVEIEQSDNEYDEYGIHPSESPHDLDDDMYGQEGPQYSHEIFTSVPDVGTGFHPGDIGRIPQQIGSRSGSRTDLYGVREMGDRRDTIRGRDGYMTVLHSKHKVFRPRISMMHDESRLASPNGAYSRNCPNVCDDMQWQCATKCNCIHSSLRCDKIPQCDDGSDEYECEPTDDMSAKMTRECEQTGLHIMCPKTYRCINKDWVCDGDDDCGDYSDEAKCGDRAECTDDQFKCSNGFCIKKEWVCDGENDCKDMSDEMNCNRTSCSSEHFTCDNGNCISIAFRCDGEQDCRDNSDEYKCPAVINSCPEGEFKCRGGVGGAGGPGGRCILMRFHCDGENNCGDWSDEENCPQKPTQCSSSQFKCADGNCIPLSFKCDKDQDCDGGEDENECGNMNTEILASCDTNDFTCNNGRCILRTWLCDGYPDCSSGEDEVDCRLQCDDGQFLCPAKKNITNLKICVHQKHVCDGHSDCPLGEDEMNCPHYRPCEQDSKCEHHCIITAQGRYECACRLGFLMHSNKKNCTDIDECQYTANPVCSQICENTHGSFKCSCEKGYVLRPDMRTCKALGGPMTLIVANRWDIRRVTLSNNRYSAVVKGLHNAIALDYHYKRSLLFWSDISTDVIKMVFINGTQVRDVIKWGLESPGGIAVDWVHDLLFWTDSGTRRVEVSDFEGNLRSVIVSNDLDKPRAIVVHPGEATVFWTDWGPNPKIERAFMDGSERQTIVVNGVTWPNGLTIDYPSRKLYWADAKQHAIECANFDGSGRAKILSTHLPHPFAMTIFEDIMYWTDWNTKTVSSANKITGKGFSSVHENFHFPMDIHAYHPARQPDYKDRCPKDREGRRGGCSHLCLPNKKSRRCGCPIGLTLKEDGKTCKSAPDELILVARRKDVRLRQLNKQKGSPYGDVDMIIPLDNLKHAVALDWSSETDTIYWTDVERSTINKAHLNGSYQQKIIRSNLVGPAGLALDWLTDKLYWTDQITYRIEAATTDGKMRTLLIWEKLEKPRDIVVNPIDGLMFWTDWGSQALIECAHMDGKNRKVLLSTNIKWPNGLAIDYEQQKLYFVDGGTKSLENINFDGSGRKVLVDGLSHPFGLDVSGSRVYWTDWDTKSVSSADKLTGGDITTIIANTSDLMDIKVFHRSRRRIRNACDVRNGGCSHLCLLNPTSYTCACPVGIAIQADGHTCSSGPSSYIIFAHRIDIRQISLDFDHLVDVVLPLPPISNAVALDVDLKTGEIYWSDTIEDIIMSSTPDGVNVNRVIYESVNNPDGLVIDSVGRMIYWADAGRHTIEVATLDGKSRHLIAWKDLESPRGLALDYEAGFLFWTDWGHNRKIERADMDGDNRQRIVTSNLGWPNGLSLDLKAKRIYWVDAQLKTIDSCDYSGSHRKRIMASLQHPYALALTDNYIYWTDWKSKALHMTDRSNVTNRRDVMTNIDGLMDVKVISTNRTLPENVCGKNNGGCSHLCLRNPSGYSCKCSVGLRLKNGSSTDCEYMPEDYLLIALRSGIGMISLNTPDLMDVVLPIHGIHGAVVLDYHYQKNWMFVADVNLDVIRRINLQNLSESKVVVNELMTPNGLAVDWIADNLYWSDSDYKFIEVSRLDGSCRKKLVWEDMGDPRSLIVHPKKGYLFWADWDTPSRIERSLLDGSNRTVIISSNLGFPTGLTIDFENRRLLWADALEDNIGQSDFNGKRRTVIVHYAPHPFGLTMFKNNIYWTDWYNKSVFRSHLKDHSIYTQPIEIREALSGALDIRAVSRIRQAEEWNQCSQDNGGCTHLCLFRGSNYTCACPDRPDGRECLTVPKFYVPRRSDELVPDYPDEVTETDINLINDDFDDDDFQTAQDNLVDLKMVIIIATIIALIFLFIMIAVVIYMITPAKHPQPKRHSRGSSRSVLTFSNPNYNVDGTPMEPKTTIWKRFKNDRAHERVYEERSLTTETGSSSLFVPTPSPTASPCANKLQLSTLSTIA from the exons TTCTTGGTGATGATGGCGAACCCTTTCAAACGTTGCATCATTTTGGTTCTGTAGTTAAATATGGCACGCCCCGACATTTTCTGGATGATCCCAACCACCCACATGATTACCATGGCACAGATCAGCACCATCAATTGCGTTCAGCCGGAGGAGTTGCGGCCGGAGGACGTCAGAAGACAAGCAATAGACAACAAAAGAAGCAACAACACCCCAGAGACTATGTCGAAATCGAACAGAGCGACAATGAATATGATGAATATGGCATACACCCATCGGAGTCGCCTCATGATCTAGATGACGATATGTACGGCCAGGAAGGACCTCAGTATTCACATGAAATATTTACCTCAGTACCTGATGTAGGAACCGGATTTCATCCGGGTGATATTGGCCGAATCCCACAACAGATTGGTTCACGCAGTGGTAGCCGCACCGACCTGTACGGAGTGCGAGAAATGGGCGACCGACGTGATACAATACGGGGTCGTGATGGCTATATGACCGTGTTGCATTCGAAGCATAAAGTCTTTCGGCCGCGTATCTCTATGATGCATGACGAATCACGATTGGCCAGTCCCAATGGGGCATACAGCCGTAACTGTCCCAATGTCTGTGATGATATGCAGTGGCAGTGTGCCACCAAATGCAACTGCATCCATTCGAGTCTACGTTGCGATAAAATACCGCAATGCGATGATGGATCCGATGAGTACGAATGTGAGCCTACCGATGACATGTCCGCCAAGATGACCAGGGAATGCGAACAGACAGGCCTGCATATCATGTGCCCGAAAACATATCGTTGCATCAACAAAGACTGGGTATGCGATGGTGATGATGACTGCGGTGACTATTCGGACGAGGCCAAGTGTGGAGATCGTGCTGAGTGTACCGATGATCAGTTTAAGTGCAGCAATGGTTTCTGCATAAAGAAGGAATGGGTGTGTGATGGAGAAAACGATTGCAAAGATATGAGTGATGAGATGAATTGTAACCGAACAAG TTGCTCCAGTGAACATTTCACCTGTGACAATGGCAATTGCATATCGATTGCTTTCCGCTGTGATGGAGAACAGGACTGTAGGGACAACTCGGACGAGTACAAATGTCCCGCCGTTATCAACAGCTGTCCTGAGGGAGAGTTCAAGTGCCGTGGAGGAGTGGGTGGAGCCGGAGGCCCTGGCGGTCGGTGTATTCTTATGCGTTTCCATTGTGATGGTGAGAACAACTGTGGCGATTGGAGCGATGAGGAGAACTGTCCTCAGAAGCCAACGCAATGCAGTTCAAGTCAATTCAAGTGTGCCGATGGCAATTGCATACCATTGAGTTTTAAATGTGATAAGGATCAGGACTGCGATGGTGGTGAAGATGAAAATGAATGTGGGAACATGAATACCGAGATACTTGCGTCCTGCGACACCAACGATTTCACCTGCAACAATGGAAGATGTATTTTG CGTACTTGGCTCTGTGATGGTTACCCAGATTGTTCATCCGGTGAAGATGAAGTGGACTGCCGACTCCAATGCGATGATGGGCAATTTCTTTGCCCTGCCAAAAAGAACATCACCAATTTGAA GATTTGTGTGCACCAGAAACATGTCTGCGATGGTCATAGCGATTGTCCTTTGGGTGAAGATGAGATGAATTGTCCCCATTATCGTCCTTGCGAACAGGACTCGAAATGTGAACACCATTGCATCATTACAGCTCAGGGTCGGTATGAGTGTGCCTGTCGCTTAGGCTTCCTTATGCATAGCAATAAGAAAAA TTGCACGGACATAGACGAATGTCAATATACGGCAAACCCAGTGTGTTCACAAATATGCGAAAACACGCATGGCTCATTCAAGTGTTCCTGTGAGAAGGGCTATGTTTTGCGTCCCGACATGAGAACCTGCAAGGCGTTGGGAGGACCTATGACATTGATTGTGGCTAATCGTTGGGATATCCGCCGGGTTACCCTAAGCAATAACCGTTATTCCGCTGTGGTCAAGGGTCTGCACAATGCCATTGCCCTGGATTATCATTACAAACGCAGTTTGCTCTTTTGGTCCGACATCTCCACAGATGTTATCAAAATGGTCTTCATCAATGGAACACAAGTGAGGGATGTCATCAAATGGGGCTTGGAATCACCGGGTGGCATTGCCGTCGACTGGGTCCATGATTTGCTATTTTGGACTGACTCTGGTACTAGGCGTGTTGAAGTTTCCGATTTTGAGGGAAATCTGAGATCCGTGATTGTCTCCAATGATCTGGATAAGCCACGGGCGATTGTAGTCCATCCCGGAGAAGCAACTGTATTTTGGACAGATTGGGGACCAAATCCCAAAATAGAACGAGCCTTTATGGATGGTTCTGAAAGGCAGACCATTGTGGTTAATGGGGTGACATGGCCCAATGGTCTGACTATCGATTATCCCAGTCGCAAATTGTATTGGGCCGATGCAAAGCAACATGCCATAGAATGTGCCAATTTCGATGGCTCAGGGCGGGCCAAGATCCTTAGCACACATTTACCACATCCATTTGCCATGACGATATTCGAAGACATTATGTACTGGACAGATTGGAACACGAAAACGGTGTCATCGGCCAATAAGATCACAGGAAAAGGCTTCAGTTCAGTCCATGAGAATTTCCATTTCCCTATGGATATCCATGCCTACCATCCAGCCCGACAACCAGACTATAAAGATCGATGCCCCAAGGACCGTGAGGGACGACGGGGAGGATGTTCTCACCTGTGTTTGCCCAACAAAAAGTCCAGACGATGTGGTTGTCCCATTGGCCTAACACTGAAGGAGGATGGCAAGACATGCAAGAGTGCACCGGATGAACTGATATTGGTGGCTCGCCGTAAGGATGTGCGTCTAAGGCAATTAAACAAACAGAAAGGATCCCCCTATGGAGATGTGGACATGATAATCCCCTTGGACAATTTAAAACATGCCGTGGCCTTGGATTGGTCCAGTGAAACCGATACCATCTACTGGACGGATGTCGAAAGGAGTACCATCAATAAAGCCCATCTCAATGGAAGTTATCAGCAGAAAATCATTCGATCCAATTTGGTGGGACCAGCTGGTTTGGCTCTGGACTGGCTTACCGACAAACTATACTGGACTGACCAGATTACATATCGTATTGAAGCCGCCACCACCGATGGCAAAATGCGGACCTTGCTTATATGGGAGAAACTGGAAAAGCCTAGAGACATTGTGGTCAATCCCATTGACGGTCTTATGTTCTGGACGGATTGGGGCTCGCAAGCTCTAATCGAATGTGCCCATATGGATGGTAAAAATCGCAAAGTCTTACTCTCAACCAATATCAAGTGGCCCAATGGTCTGGCCATAGACTATGAACAGCAGAAACTTTATTTCGTGGATGGTGGCACTAAGTCCTTGGAGAATATCAATTTCGATGGCTCTGGACGTAAGGTGTTAGTGG ATGGACTTAGTCATCCTTTCGGATTAGATGTGAGTGGTTCAAGGGTATACTGGACTGATTGGGATACCAAATCTGTTTCGAGTGCCGATAAACTAACTGGAGGTGACATTACCACCATCATAGCCAATACCAGTGACCTCATGGACATTAAGGTATTCCATCGATCACGCAGAAGGATACGTAATGCGTGTGATGTCCGTAATGGCGGCTGCTCACATCTGTGTCTCCTGAATCCAACTTCCTACACGTGTGCTTGTCCCGTGGGCATTGCAATACAAGCCGATGGCCACACTTGTTCCTCGGGGCCAAGTTCATACATCATCTTTGCCCACCGCATAGATATCCGTCAGATTTCTCTGGACTTTGATCATTTGGTGGATGTTGTTCTACCCTTGCCACCCATATCGAATGCCGTTGCCCTGGACGTGGACTTGAAAACGGGCGAGATATACTGGTCCGATACAATTGAGGATATCATTATGAGTTCAACGCCCGATGGAGTAAATGTTAATCGTGTCATTTACGAGAGTGTAAATAATCCAGATGGTTTGGTGATTGATTCTGTGGGACGAATG ATCTACTGGGCGGATGCTGGTCGCCATACCATTGAAGTGGCCACATTGGATGGAAAATCTCGCCATTTGATTGCTTGGAAAGATTTGGAATCTCCTCGTGGCTTGGCTTTGGATTATGAGGCTGGTTTCCTATTCTGGACTGATTGGGGTCATAATCGTAAAATTGAACGAGCTGACATGGATGGCGACAATCGTCAACGCATCGTTACCTCAAACCTGGGATGGCCAAATGGCTTGTCCTTGGACTTGAAGGCTAAGCGAATTTATTGGGTTGATGCACAACTGAAGACCATAGATTCCTGCGACTACTCAGGAAGTCATCGCAAGCGAATTATGGCATCACTCCAGCATCCTTATGCTTTGGCTTTAACGGACAACTACATTTACTGGACCGATTGGAAATCGAAGGCTTTACACATGACCGATCGTAGTAATGTCACCAATAGGAGAGATGTCATGACCAACATTGATGGTCTAATGGATGTCAAGGTAATATCGACAAATCGAACGTTGCCAGAAAATGTTTGTGGCAAAAATAATGGTGGCTGCTCTCACCTATGTCTTCGTAACCCATCGGGTTACTCTTGCAAATGCTCAGTTGGTTTACGACTCAAGAACGGAAGTTCTACGGATTGCGAATACATGCCGGAAGATTACCTCTTGATTGCTTTGCGTTCTGGCATTGGAATGATCTCCCTAAACACACCCGATTTGATGGATGTTGTATTGCCCATTCACGGTATACACGGAGCAGTCGTCTTGGATTATCACTATCAAAAGAACTGGATGTTTGTGGCCGATGTGAATCTGGACGTGATACGTCGCATAAATCTTCAGAATCTAAGTGAGAGTAAAGTGGTGGTCAATGAGCTGATGACACCCAATGGCTTGGCCGTAGATTGGATTGCGGATAATTTGTATTGGTCAGATTCCGATTATAAATTCATAGAGGTGTCACGTTTGGATGGATCATGTCGTAAGAAACTAGTATGGGAGGATATGGGAGATCCAAGGTCATTGATTGTCCATCCCAAAAAAGG ATATCTTTTTTGGGCCGATTGGGATACCCCATCACGGATAGAGCGCAGTTTATTGGATGGCTCAAACCGTACGGTTATCATAAGCAGCAATCTTGGATTTCCTACCGGTCTAACCATTGATTTTGA GAATCGTCGACTCCTTTGGGCTGATGCTTTAGAAGATAATATTGGTCAATCGGATTTCAATGGCAAACGCCGAACTGTTATTGTCCACTATGCTCCACATCCTTTCGGTTTAACCATG TTCAAGAATAACATTTATTGGACGGATTGGTACAACAAGTCGGTCTTTAGGTCTCATCTCAAGGATCATTCGATCTACACACAACCCATTGAGATACGTGAAGCCCTAAGCGGGGCTCTGGATATACGAGCCGTTTCACGTATACGCCAAGCCGAAGAGTGGAATCAATGCTCCCAGGATAATGGAGGATGTACACATCTCTGTTTGTTCCGTGGCTCCAACTATACCTGCGCTTGTCCCGATAGACCCGATGGCCGGGAATGTCTCACAGTACCTAAGTTCTATGTACCACGACGGTCTGATGAGTTGGTCCCTGACTATCCGGATGAGGTGACAGAGACcgatattaatttaatcaacGATGATTTCGATGACGATGATTTCCAAACGGCTCAGGATAATTTGGTTGATCTCAAGATGGTTATAATCATAGCAACCATCATAGCATTGATATTCCTATTCATAATGATAGCAGTGGTGATAT ACATGATAACGCCTGCCAAACATCCACAACCCAAACGACATTCGAGAGGATCAAGCCGTTCAGTCTTAACTTTCTCCAATCCCAATTACAATGTCGATGGCACCCCCATGGAACCGAAGACTACCATTTGGAAACGTTTCAAAAACGACCGAGCACAT GAACGTGTCTATGAGGAACGCAGTTTAACGACAGAGACTGGCTCGTCATCTTTGTTTGTGCCCACACCCTCACCGACAGCATCACCGTGTGCCAATAAACTTCAACTGTCCACATTATCAACGATTGCGTAA